ACCAGGTCAGCGGCACGAGCAGGTACATGATGTACACCAGCAGGTCCTGATGGAAGAGCGCCTGCCCCAGGAACGGGATGTCGGACGCCCCGGGGATGGGGAGGCGCTTGAACTGGGGGCCGATTAGCCCCACCAACGGCTTTCCCTCCGGCCCCAGCCGCTGTCCCAGGAAGCTGGAGAGCCCCGTGCCGAAGATCGTCAGCGAGAGCCCGGATACGACCTGGTCCGCCCGCAGCGTGATGGTGAGGAAGGCGTGGATCAACGCCAGGAGCCCGCCTACCACCATCGCGGTGGCCACGCCGGCCAGCAGGCTCCCGGTGTGGTAGGCGGCCGCGAAGGCGGTCACCGCGCCCGTCAGCATGATCCCCTCCAGGCCCAGGTTCAGGATCCCCGATCGCTCGGTCAGGATCTCTCCCAGCGTGGCGTACAGCAGGGACGTGCCCGCCCGGATCGTGACAGCCAGAATGGACGTCAGCAGTGCCAAGCTCATCGACTCTTCCTCACACTCCTGCTTCCTCTATGGCCTGTGATGCCTGTGCCCTCTGCGCTCGAAGGATGCGCAGCCGGTACTGTGTGAAGATGTCCCCTCCTAGCACGAAGAAGAGGATCAGTCCCTGCAGGACGAGGGCGACGGAGGCCGGCAGCCCCATCGTGATCTGGAGCTGATCGCCCCCGACCAGCAGGCCGGCCAACAATACGGCTACCAGCAGCACACCCCATGGATTCAGCTTGGCCAGCCACGCGACGATGATCGCCGTATATCCGTAGCCTACGCTGAGCCCTTTTTGCAGGCGGTGTGAGATCCCGGCCACCTCGCCGAAGCCGGCGAGCCCGGCCAGCCCTCCGCTGACGATCATCACCAGCACGATGTTGCGCACCAGGCTGATCCCCGCGTAGCGCGCCGCCCGTGGATTTTCGCCGATGACCCGGATCTCATATCCCCACTTGGTGCGGCCGAGCGCCAGCCATAGCACGACGGCTGCCACGATGGCGATGATCAACCCCAGGTGGACCCGTCCCGTGATCCGGGGGAGCCACGCCGCTTTGGGGAATTGGGCGGTGCCCGGGAACCCGAACCCCTGCGGATCCTTCCAGGGGCCGACGAACAAGTACTCCACCCACAGGATCGCCACGTAGTTCAGCATCAGGGTCGTGATGATCTCGTTGACGCCCAGCCACGCTCGCAGCAGCGCGGGCCCCAGCCCCCATAGGGCGCCGACCGCGAAAGCGGCCAGGAACATCAGCGGCAGCAGCGACCAGTCGGGCAGCCAGGGGAAGCGTTCCGGGAAGAAGAGCGCCACACCCGCCGCCGCGAAGCCGCCCATCACCAATTGCCCCTCGGCGCCGATGTTCCAGAACTGCATCCGGAAGGCGATGCTGACGGCCAGCCCGGTCAGCATCAGGGGGATGGCCTTGACCAATGTCTCGGAGATGTTGTATTTCCCCCCGAACGCTCCGATGGCCATCGCCTTGTACGTCTCCCAAGGGGAGGCGCCTACCAGGATGAGCAGTATCCCGGCGACGAGCAGCGCCAGCACCAGGGAGATGACGGGCACCAGCATGCTCACGGTGCGGGAGGGGGTTAGCCGTCGTTCCAGGCGCAATGAGAAGCCCAACATCCTATCTTTCCTCCACCGCGGACAGGCGTGTGCCCGCCATCATCAGGCCGAGGGCCTCAATGTTCGCGTCCTTCGCGGGGACCATCCCCATGATCTCCCCCTCGTACAACACGATGATGCGGTCGCTCAGCTCCAGAAGCTCCTCCAGATCCTCGGAGATCAGCAGGATAGCGGCCCCTTGCGCTCGCTGCTCCAGCAGCATGCGACGCACCGCCTCCGTCGCGCCGACGTCCAGCCCGCGCGTCGGGTGCACGGCCACCAGCAGGCCCCGCCCGGCGGTGATCTCCCTCGCCAAGATGCAGCGTTGCAGGTTGCCCCCCGATAGCAGGCGCACCGGCGTCGCATGGCTGGGCGTGTCGATCCGGAAGCGCTGGATCAGGTCCTGGGCGAAGCGCACGATCGCTCGCTTCCTCAGGAAGGGGCCCTGCGCCAGAGGGGGCTTCCGATAGCCTTTGAGGATAATGTTGTCGCTGACCGGCAGGTTGGGCACCAGGCCCACCCCCAGGCGGTCGCCGGGCACGTGGCTGATCCCGGCCTGGATCGCCTCCCGCGGCGAGCAGTTCGTGACGTCCCGTCCTCGCATGAGGATCCGCCCTCGGGTGACGGGCCGCAGCCCGGTCACCACCTCCGCCAACTCGCGCTGCCCGTTGCCCGCCACGCCGGCGACCCCCAGGATCTCGCCCTCTCGGATCTGCAGGGAGATCCCTCGCAGCGCGGGCAGGCCCTTATCGTTGGTGGCGTGC
The window above is part of the Chloroflexota bacterium genome. Proteins encoded here:
- a CDS encoding ABC transporter permease, translated to MSLALLTSILAVTIRAGTSLLYATLGEILTERSGILNLGLEGIMLTGAVTAFAAAYHTGSLLAGVATAMVVGGLLALIHAFLTITLRADQVVSGLSLTIFGTGLSSFLGQRLGPEGKPLVGLIGPQFKRLPIPGASDIPFLGQALFHQDLLVYIMYLLVPLTWYFLYKTRPGLHLRAVGENPHTADAMGVDVVGVRYFYTIFGGMLVGLGGAHLSLAYTPGWTENLTGGRGWIAIALVIFAMWDPLRAVIGAVLFGGINAVQFRMQAAGTTIPAAFLNMMPYLFTIAVLVVITWWETFRKRVGAPAALGLPYMREERR
- a CDS encoding ABC transporter permease; the protein is MLGFSLRLERRLTPSRTVSMLVPVISLVLALLVAGILLILVGASPWETYKAMAIGAFGGKYNISETLVKAIPLMLTGLAVSIAFRMQFWNIGAEGQLVMGGFAAAGVALFFPERFPWLPDWSLLPLMFLAAFAVGALWGLGPALLRAWLGVNEIITTLMLNYVAILWVEYLFVGPWKDPQGFGFPGTAQFPKAAWLPRITGRVHLGLIIAIVAAVVLWLALGRTKWGYEIRVIGENPRAARYAGISLVRNIVLVMIVSGGLAGLAGFGEVAGISHRLQKGLSVGYGYTAIIVAWLAKLNPWGVLLVAVLLAGLLVGGDQLQITMGLPASVALVLQGLILFFVLGGDIFTQYRLRILRAQRAQASQAIEEAGV